The DNA region CAGCGCCATCTTCAGCAGCTCGCGCTCCACCCGGTGGGCCGGGCTGCGCAGGTCCAGCCGGGGGCCGCGGGGCGGCTGGGGTCCGCCCTGGCCGCCGTGACCGCCCGGCCCGGACGGCTGCCCGGGACCGTAGCCGCCGGGACCCGCGCCCGGACCGCGGCCAGGGCCGCCGGGACCGTAGCCGGGGCCCGGCCCGTAGCCGCCGCCCGGACCGCCGCGGCCGGGCCCGCCGGCCCGCACTGGCTCGCCACGGCCGGCGCCGCCGGCCGCCCGGGCCCGGGACATCGCCCGCACCCGGCGGATGATCGACTGCTCCTCGGCCTGACTGGCGATCCCCGCCATGCCGACCAGCCGGATCGCGTAACGGTCGCGCAGCGCCTGGTTCTTGATCGCGGCCACCACCGGGACCGCCGCGTCCACCGCGGCGACCCGGCCCTCGTCGGTGTCCAGGTTGTAGCGCGAGACGATCGAGCGCAGCGCGAACGCGAACAGCGGGGTGCGGCCGTCGATCAGCCGCTGCACCGCCGCGTCGCCCTCGGCCAGCCGCAGCTCGCACGGGTCCATGCCGCCCGGCGTGATCGCGATCGACGTCTCGGCGGCGAACTTCTGGTCGTCCTCGAACGCCCGCAGCGCCGCCTTCTGCCCGGCCTCGTCGCCGTCGAAGGTGAACACCACCTCCGCGCCGGAGTTGTCCATCAGCAGCCGGCGCAGGATCTTGATGTGGTCGCCGCCGAAGGAGGTGCCGCAGGTGGCGATGGCGGTGGTCACCCCGGCCAGGTGGCAGGCCATCACGTCGGTGTAGCCCTCGACCACCACCGCGCGGCCGGTCCGCGCGATCTCCTTCTTCGCCAGGTCGATCCCGTACAGCACCTGCGACTTGCGGTAGAGCGGCGTCTCGGAGGTGTTCAGGTACTTCGGCCCCTGGTCGTCCTCGCGCAGCTTGCGCGCGCCGAAGCCGACGACCTCGCCGGTGATGTCGCGGATCGGCCAGATCAGCCGGCCGCGGAACCGGTCGATCGCGCCGCCGCGACGGCTCTCCGAGGCCAGGCCCGCGGTGATCAACTCCTTGTCGGAGAAGCCCTTCCCGCGCAGATACCGCACCAGGTGGTCCCGGCCAGGCGCGTACCCCACCGCGAAGTGCTCGGCCGCGGCCTGGTCGAAGCCCCGCCCGGCCAGGAACCGCCGCCCGATCTCGGCCTCGGCGGAGGCCAGTTGCTCCTGGTAGAACTGCGCGGCCACCCGGTGCGCCTCGACCAGCCGGATGCGCTCCCCCTGCTGCCGCCCCGGTACGTGGCTGCCCTCCTCGTACCGCAGCGTGATCCCGGCCTGCCCCGCCAGCCGCTCCACCGCCTCGGTGAACGACAGGTGGTCCACCTTCATCACGAACGCGAGCGTGTCCCCGCCCTCGCCGCAGCCGAAACAGTGATAGAGGCCCTTGCTCGGGCTGACCTGGAAGGAGGGGGACTTCTCGTCGTGGAAGGGGCACAGGCCCTTGAGGTTGCCGCCGCCGGCGTTCTTGAGCTGGAGATATTCGGAGACGACCGCGTCGATGGGGACGGCGTCGCGTACCGCTTTCACGTCTTCGTCCCTGATCCGCCCGGCCACGGGGGAAGTCTACGGCGCGCGGCGGACAGGGCGGCCGGGGCCGGGCCCGGCGGCCGGGCGGGCGTGCGGAGGGCGGCAGCGGCTCAGCCGAGGTCCTTGGTGACGAAGACGTAGTGCGGGCCGCTGGGCTCCAGGACGAACTCCTCGCCGATCGCGGTGAAGCCCTGGTGCTCGTAGAAGCCGGCCGCCGAGGTGCGGCCGTTGCACCACGCCAGCTGCGCGCCGCGGGCCGCGCACTCGGCCAGGCCCGCGCGCAGCGCCGCCGCGCCGAAGCCCCGGCCGCGCACCTCGGGCGCGGTGCCCATGCCGCGGAACCGGTACGCGACGGCGCCCGCCTCGCCGGGCAGCTCGTCCGGGAAGAAGGTGACGCAGCCGCGCACGGCGCCGTCGGCGTCGTACGCGGCCACGTGGAAGGCGTCGTCGCGGGCGTCCTCCGGGTAGACCGCGGTCTCCCGCGGCAGCCCGGTGCGCAGCACCGCCCAGCGCAGCGCGAATATCTCCTCGACGGGCACGACGGCGGTGCGGACGGGGGCGGAGCCGGGCATGTGCGCAAGTCCTCTTCCTGGGCGTTCGGTGGGGCGGCCGGGCGTCCGGGGGCCGACCGGGCGGCCGGCCGTGCTGCCGTCCGGCCGCTCAGTCCAGGAACGAGGCTAGCGGGACGGAGGGGTCGGACAGCGCGTCGGGGTCGACCGGGCGGCCGGAGCGGATGAGCTGCTGGATCTGCTCGGTGACGTCCCACACGTTGACGTTCATCCCGGCCAGCACCCGCCCCTGGTGCAGCCAGAACGCGATGAACTGCCGCTTGCCGACGTCGCCGCGGCACACCACCTGGTCGTAGGTGCCGGGCGCGGCGTGCCCGGAGAACTCCATGCCCAGGTCGTACTGGTCGGAGAAGAAGTACGGCACCCGGTCGTACGTCACCGGCCGGCCGAGCATGGCGCGGGCGGCGGCCGGCCCGCCGTTCAGGGCGTTCGCCCAGTGCTCGACGCGCAGCCGGATGCCCAGCAGCGGGTGCTCGGCGCTGGCGACGTCGCCGGCGGCGTAGATGTCCGGGTCGGAGGTGCGCAGCTCGGCGTCCACCGCGATGCCGCCGCCCTGCTCGCGCGCGGCCAGGGTGAGGCCGGCGACCTCGGCGAGCGCGGTGCGCGGCGCGGCGCCGATCGCGGCGAGCACGTCGTGCGCGGGGTGCTCCTCGCCGTCGTCGGTGCGGGCGGCCAGGACCATGCCGTCCTGGCCGGTGATCTCGGTGAGCCGGGCGCCGAAGTGGAAACGGACTCCGTGTTCGGCGTGCAGGTCGGTGAAGACCGCGCCCAGCTCCGGGCCGAGCACCGCGTGCAGCGGCGTGGCCTCGGGCTCGACGACAGTCACCTCGGCGCCGTAGCCGCGGGCCGCGGCGGCGACCTCCAGGCCGATCCAGCCGGCGCCGGCGATCACCAGGTGGCCGTTCTCCCGGCCGAGGCTGGTCAGCACGTGCTTGAGCCGCTCGGCGTGGGCGAGCCGGCGCAGGTGGTGCACACCGGCCAGGTCGGTGCCGGGGATGTCGAGCCGGCGCGGCTCGGAGCCGGTGGCGAGCAGCAGTTTGTCGTACTGCAGCGTGGTGCCGTCGCCCAGCCGTACGGTCTTGGCGACGCGGTCCAGGTGCACCACGGGCTGGCCGAGGTGGAGTTCGATGTCGTGCTCGGCGTACCAGCCGTTGTGCTGGACGAACACCGACTCCCTGTCGGCGCTGCCGGTGAGGAAGCCCTTGGACAGCGGTGGGCGTTCGTAGGGGTGGTCGCGTTCGTCGCCGATCAGTATCACCCGGCCGGTGAATCCCTCGGAGCGGAGCGTCTCGGCGGCTTTCGCCCCGGCCAGCCCTGCTCCGACGATCACGAAGGTCTGGTGCGCGTCCACCACAGTTGCCTCCCCGGCGGGTCGTTCGGTGCTTCGAGCGTCCCGCACGGGGAGCCGCACCGGAAGAGCGCCGCGCCGTTTTCCCCCGTTCACCTGGTCCGGGGCCGCTCGGCGGGCCGGCGGGCCGGTGTGCGGCGTCATGTGCGCCGCGGGGCGGTTACGGTCGGGGTATGGACGTTGGGGACGGCGCGGCCGGGGCGGGGGCGGCACACACCGGGGCGCACGGCGAGGCGCGGACCGAGGCGCGGACCGAGGCGTACGCCGGGACGTACCCCGAGTCGTACGGCCCGTATCTCGCGGGCGACATGGAGCGCTACGTGCCCGAGCCCGACAAGCGCCCCGGCCGTACCGCCTTCCAGCGCGACCGGGCCCGCGTGCTGCACTCCGCCGCCCTGCGGCGCCTGGCCGGCAAGACGCAGGTCGTGGACCCGGTCACGCCCGAGAACGCCGCCGGCGACACCAGCCCCCGCACCCGGCTGACGCACTCGCTGGAGTGCGCCCAGGTCGGGCGCGAGCTGGGCGCCGCGCTGGGCTGCGACCCCGACCTGGTCGAGACCGCCTGCCTCGCGCACGACCTGGGCCACCCGCCGTTCGGGCACAACGGCGAGATGGTGCTCGCCGAGTTCGCCGCGGACTGCGGCGGCTTCGAGGGCAACGCGCAGAGCCTGCGGCTGCTCACCCGGATCGAGCCGAAGCGGTTCGCCTCGCCCGAGGTGAGCGTGGGGCTCAACCTCACCCGCGCCGCGCTCGACGCCGCCACCAAGTACCCGTGGCCCCGCGGCCGCCACCCGACCGTGCCGGGCAGCCCCAAGTTCGGCGCGTACGAGGACGACCTGCCGGTGTTCCGCTGGCTGCGCGAGGGCGCGCCCGAGGGGCGGCAGTGCTTCGAGGCGCAGGTCATGGACTGGTCGGACGATGTCGCCTACTCCGTGCACGACGTGGAGGACGGCCTGAAGGCCGGGCACATCGACCCGCGCGCGCTGCGGTCCCCGGCCGAGCGGGCCGACGTCTTCGCCTGCGCCGCCGCGCGCTACGCCCCCGCCGACGCCGAGCCCGAGGAGCTCGCCGAGGCCCTGGACCGGCTGGTCGGCCAGCCCTGGTGGCCGCGCCGCTACGACGGCTCGGCGCAGGACCAGGCGGGCCTGAAGGACGCGGCGTCGCAGCTCATCGGGAGGTTCTGCCTGGCGGCCGAGGGCGCGACGCGCGAGCGGTACGGGTCCGCGCGGCTCACCCGCTACCGCGCCGAGCTGGTCGTGCCGCGCGCGCAGCGCCTGGAGTGCGCGGTGCTCAAGGCGGTCGCCGACCGGTACGTGATGCAGCGCGCCGCCCAGGCACGGCGGCGCGCCGAGCAGCGCGTCGTCATCGGCGAGCTGGCCCAGGCGCTGCTGGAGCGCGCGCCGTACGGGCTCGATCCGCAGTTCCGCGCGGTGTTCCTGGCGGCCGGCGACGACGCGGGGCGGCGGCGGGCGGTGGTCGACCAGATCGCGTCGCTGACGGACGCGGCGGCCACGGCCCTGCACACGCGCCTCGCCTGACGCGGGGAGCCCGCGCCCGCCTCACTTGACGCCGTGTCCCGCAGTGGCCTCGCCTGACGCGGGGGCTCCCGCGCCCCGCCTCCCCCTCACGCGGGGGGGCGTCGCGCCCCGCCTCCCCCTGACGCGGGGGCGTCGCGCGCCCGCCTCACCGACACGGGGGGGCGCCGCGCTCAACTGCCGCGCGAGGGGTCCTCCCGGGCTGCACGGCGGTCCGAGGCTGCGGGGTTGTCCGACGCTGCGGTGCCGTCCGAGGCCCTGCGGCGGTCCGAGGCCGCGGTGCCGTCCCAGACCGCGCGGTGCCCGACTGCGCGCGGCCGTCCGAAGCTGCGGTGCGGCCCGGGGCCGCGCGGGCCGTCCCAGGTCGCGTGGCGGTCCGAGGCCGCGGGGTTGTCCGACGCTGCGGTGCGGTCCGGGGCCGCGCGGGCCGTCCCAGGCCCCGCGGCCGTCCCAGGCCGCGCGGTGCCCGGGCTGCGCGGTGCCCCGGCTGCGCCGAGGCCGCCGGCGCCGAGGCGTGGCTCATGCGCGTGACGCGGCAGGGCGGCGGGTCGGGAAGGGCGGGGGCAGGGGCGAGGACGGGCCCGGGGCCGGGGTCGACGCGGCGTCGTAGCGGTGGAGGACCAGCCGGGCCACGGCCTCGTGGGCGCCGAGCGGCGCGGACGCGAGGTCGGGGGCCGCGGCGGCGCACTGCGTGGCGAAGCGGCCGGGCGCGGTGAAGTAGGAGGCGACGGCGATCCGCCGGGCGCCGCGCGCGCGGAGGCCGGCCACGGCGTCGGCCACGGTGGGGGCCGCCGCCGAGGCGTACGCGGGGACGACCGGCGCCCCGCCGAGCCGGCGCGACAGCAGCGCCGCCGCCCGCCGCGTGTCCACCGCGGCGTCCGGATCGCGCGAGCCCGCCGCCGCCAGGACCACCGGGTCTCCCGCGCGCCGTCCCGCCTCCGCGAGCCGCGCGGCCAGCGCCTCGGCCAGCAGCGGATCGGGGCCCAGCGGCGGCGCGACGATCCCGCGCAGCCCCGGCTCCGCGGCGAGCGCGGCCGGCAGGTCGACCTTGACGTGGTGGCCGCGCCCGAGCAGCAGCGGCACGAGGACGACGTCGAGGGGGGCGCCGAGGGGGGCGCCGAGTGCGTCGAAGGGGGCGAGGACGTCGCGAGGGCCATGAGCGCCACGCGCGCCATCAGCGCCGGACACGTCCGGGCCGCCGCGTCGCCCGGGAGTGCCGGGGCTGCCGAGAGCCGCCGCGCGGGCGGACAGGCCCCGGACCTCCCGGGCCGGGCGGACTGCCCCGGCCGCGCGGGCCTGCCACGCCGCCAGGGCCGCCTGCCCGACGCCGACCGCGCCGGCCGCCGCGCGCTCCCCCGCGATCCCCGCCAGCGTCGCCCCCAGCAGCGGCTCGTTCAGCTCCACGTGCCCGAGCCGTACGTCCAGGCCGGGACGCAGCGCGCGGACCCGCGCCACGAGCGCGGTGACGGTCGCCAGGGCCCGCGGATCGCGGCTCCCGTGCGCCACCGCCACCAGCACCGGGGCGCGGCCGGCCGGGAGCGCGGGCAGCGCACGCGCGGACGCCGGCGCGGGACACGCCGGCACCGATTGCGTCGGCGCTCGATGCGCCGACGCCGGCCCGGCGCCGGATGGGCCGGTCCCGGATGCGTCGGTGCCGGATGCCTCGCTGCGGGATACGTCATGGGGACGATCGTCCGCGCACGCCGTTGCGCCGCGGTTGCCGCGCGGTAAGGGCGGGTGACGGGCGGCTCACAGGCCGTGCCGCGCCGCGGTGAGCCAGTCGCCGCCGGCGATGGGGCGGCCCTCGGCGCGCAGTTCGTCGGCCAGCGGCCCGTTGGCGAGGTAGACCCACGCCTCGGCCGGCCCGCGCTCGGTGGTGACGGTGCGGCGCTCGCGCTCGTAGAGGTTCCCGGGGTCGCCGGGGGTGTACGTCTCCAGCCGGTCGAGGTCGGCGAGCACCCGCGGGTAGACGTCGGCGGCGACGCGTACGAGGTCGCCGTGCACGACCGCCGCGCCGAGCGGGTCGGCGACGGCGAACGGGTAGCCGGGTCCGGGGTAGAGCAGCGCGCCGGGCAGCCGCGCGGGCGTCCAGGACAGGGTGCGCCCGGCCAGCAGCGCGTGGTTGCGCTGCCCGCGGCGCAGCGTCCCGTACACGAAGAACGGCAGCCGGGCCTCGGTCACGGGGTCCTCCGGGGGCGGGGTCGGCGGGTCGGAAGGCGGGGCGCCGTCGCGTACGGGCCCGGGTCCGCGCGGACGGGCCCGGTCCATGGTCTCGCGCGACGGGCTCCGGCGTGATGCGTACGGGGGCAACCGGCGGCGGTCCCCGGCGCGTCGGTGTCGTTGGCGGGGGTGCAACGGCCGGACGGCGGGAGGGGCGGCGCGTGGGGAATGCGGGACGGGACGCCGGGCGGTGGCGGCTGAGCCGGCTGGGCCGGCTGGGCCGGCTGAGCCCGTGGCTGCGTGGGCGGCTGCGGCCCGCCTCGCCCGCGGGGAGGGCGCCGAGGGCGCCGCGGCTGGAGCTGGAACCGCGGGCGCTGCCCCGGCTCGCCCTGCCGCGGACCGTGCCCGAGCGGCGGCGCGCCCTGCGCTGGGCGGTGGCCCTGTGCGTGCTCGCGCTGCTGCCCGCGACCTGGGTGCGGCTGGCCGGCGGCGACCGGGTGCATTCGGAGGCGGACGTGCCCGCGGAGCCGGTGGCCGTCGTCTTCGGCGCGGGCCTGGACGGCGACCGGCCGTCGCCGTACCTGGCGCACCGGCTGGACGCG from Actinacidiphila sp. DG2A-62 includes:
- the dnaG gene encoding DNA primase, yielding MAGRIRDEDVKAVRDAVPIDAVVSEYLQLKNAGGGNLKGLCPFHDEKSPSFQVSPSKGLYHCFGCGEGGDTLAFVMKVDHLSFTEAVERLAGQAGITLRYEEGSHVPGRQQGERIRLVEAHRVAAQFYQEQLASAEAEIGRRFLAGRGFDQAAAEHFAVGYAPGRDHLVRYLRGKGFSDKELITAGLASESRRGGAIDRFRGRLIWPIRDITGEVVGFGARKLREDDQGPKYLNTSETPLYRKSQVLYGIDLAKKEIARTGRAVVVEGYTDVMACHLAGVTTAIATCGTSFGGDHIKILRRLLMDNSGAEVVFTFDGDEAGQKAALRAFEDDQKFAAETSIAITPGGMDPCELRLAEGDAAVQRLIDGRTPLFAFALRSIVSRYNLDTDEGRVAAVDAAVPVVAAIKNQALRDRYAIRLVGMAGIASQAEEQSIIRRVRAMSRARAAGGAGRGEPVRAGGPGRGGPGGGYGPGPGYGPGGPGRGPGAGPGGYGPGQPSGPGGHGGQGGPQPPRGPRLDLRSPAHRVERELLKMALQYPQLVSPAFDAYGEDEFTGPPYAAVRRVIAAAGGVEQADAEYLTRVREAAPDDTVRMMVTELAVEPVMHKIPELYAGEVLVRVRMLAVERRVAQVLAHQARLAAQGVRADAPEMTATQGELWALQQYGQRLRVQGAAAL
- a CDS encoding GNAT family N-acetyltransferase, producing MPGSAPVRTAVVPVEEIFALRWAVLRTGLPRETAVYPEDARDDAFHVAAYDADGAVRGCVTFFPDELPGEAGAVAYRFRGMGTAPEVRGRGFGAAALRAGLAECAARGAQLAWCNGRTSAAGFYEHQGFTAIGEEFVLEPSGPHYVFVTKDLG
- a CDS encoding NAD(P)/FAD-dependent oxidoreductase, yielding MVDAHQTFVIVGAGLAGAKAAETLRSEGFTGRVILIGDERDHPYERPPLSKGFLTGSADRESVFVQHNGWYAEHDIELHLGQPVVHLDRVAKTVRLGDGTTLQYDKLLLATGSEPRRLDIPGTDLAGVHHLRRLAHAERLKHVLTSLGRENGHLVIAGAGWIGLEVAAAARGYGAEVTVVEPEATPLHAVLGPELGAVFTDLHAEHGVRFHFGARLTEITGQDGMVLAARTDDGEEHPAHDVLAAIGAAPRTALAEVAGLTLAAREQGGGIAVDAELRTSDPDIYAAGDVASAEHPLLGIRLRVEHWANALNGGPAAARAMLGRPVTYDRVPYFFSDQYDLGMEFSGHAAPGTYDQVVCRGDVGKRQFIAFWLHQGRVLAGMNVNVWDVTEQIQQLIRSGRPVDPDALSDPSVPLASFLD
- a CDS encoding deoxyguanosinetriphosphate triphosphohydrolase — translated: MDVGDGAAGAGAAHTGAHGEARTEARTEAYAGTYPESYGPYLAGDMERYVPEPDKRPGRTAFQRDRARVLHSAALRRLAGKTQVVDPVTPENAAGDTSPRTRLTHSLECAQVGRELGAALGCDPDLVETACLAHDLGHPPFGHNGEMVLAEFAADCGGFEGNAQSLRLLTRIEPKRFASPEVSVGLNLTRAALDAATKYPWPRGRHPTVPGSPKFGAYEDDLPVFRWLREGAPEGRQCFEAQVMDWSDDVAYSVHDVEDGLKAGHIDPRALRSPAERADVFACAAARYAPADAEPEELAEALDRLVGQPWWPRRYDGSAQDQAGLKDAASQLIGRFCLAAEGATRERYGSARLTRYRAELVVPRAQRLECAVLKAVADRYVMQRAAQARRRAEQRVVIGELAQALLERAPYGLDPQFRAVFLAAGDDAGRRRAVVDQIASLTDAAATALHTRLA
- a CDS encoding sirohydrochlorin chelatase; protein product: MAHGSRDPRALATVTALVARVRALRPGLDVRLGHVELNEPLLGATLAGIAGERAAAGAVGVGQAALAAWQARAAGAVRPAREVRGLSARAAALGSPGTPGRRGGPDVSGADGARGAHGPRDVLAPFDALGAPLGAPLDVVLVPLLLGRGHHVKVDLPAALAAEPGLRGIVAPPLGPDPLLAEALAARLAEAGRRAGDPVVLAAAGSRDPDAAVDTRRAAALLSRRLGGAPVVPAYASAAAPTVADAVAGLRARGARRIAVASYFTAPGRFATQCAAAAPDLASAPLGAHEAVARLVLHRYDAASTPAPGPSSPLPPPFPTRRPAASRA
- a CDS encoding gamma-glutamylcyclotransferase family protein, translating into MTEARLPFFVYGTLRRGQRNHALLAGRTLSWTPARLPGALLYPGPGYPFAVADPLGAAVVHGDLVRVAADVYPRVLADLDRLETYTPGDPGNLYERERRTVTTERGPAEAWVYLANGPLADELRAEGRPIAGGDWLTAARHGL